CCACTACGTCGTCCGCACGTCATGGGTCATCGGCGAGGGCAGGAACTTCGTGTCCACGATGGCCTCGCTCGCGGAGCGGGGTGTCGATCCGAAGGTCGTCTCCGACCAGGTCGGCCGACTCACGTTCACCGACGACCTCGCCCGGGGCATCCGCCATCTCCTCGAGACGCGCCCCTCGTACGGCATGTACAACCTCTCGGGATCCGGGGACCCGATGTCGTGGGCCGACGTCGCGCGACGGGTCTTCGAACTCGGCGGCCACGACCCCGCCAGAGTGTCCCCGGTCACCACCGAGGACTACTTCGCCGCCGCGACGACCCCCGTCGCACCGCGACCTCGGAACAGCGTGCTCGACCTCGCGAAGCTGGCGGAGACGGGCTTCGCGACGACGCCGGTGGAGGACTCTCTCTCGCACTATCTGGCCACGGAGCGGTAGCGGATGACTGAATCGACGCGGACCGGCGCTCCGAGCAGCTCGTTCCGGATCTGGTCGACGCGCGTGATCGTGTGGTTGAGCGTGAACGACCGCTGGGCGCATGTCGTGCTCTTCGCGGTCTTCGCAGTGCTCGTGCTCACCGGTACGACGACGTCCAACCTCACCCAGGACTACCTGCAGCAGACGGTGGGGGGCCGCGAGGGAATCCTGGGCGGCAACGCTCAGGAGATCCGCTGGGACGAGTACCTCGGCGGCACGCCCACGTTCCTGTCGATCATGTCGACGAACGGATTGCCGTCGTTCCCCCCGCTCGCCGAGCAGGCGGGCCTCGCCATGCGCTACAGCGAAGGCGGGCCGATCGGGGCGCTCGTCTTCTTCGACGGAACGCTCCTCCGCCTCTCGGGGATCATCCCCGACGCGATCCTGTTCAGCCTCCACTGGTGGTTGCCGACGATCCTGTTCCTCGCGTGCATGCCGATCTGGTTCCGTCAGCTCGGCTTCGGCAGCAGGCTCGGCTGGCTCGCCGGCCTCCTCATCGCGGCGTCGCCCGCGGTCGCGTGGTGGTCCCTCCAGCCCGTCAACGTCATGGGATTCACCCTCGCGGGTTGCGTCGCCCTGATCGCCGGGTACCGGCGGATCGCCGCGGGCCGGATCTGGCGCGCCCTGCCGTTCGGCATCCTCGCGGCGATCCTGCTCGCGGGGATTCCCTCTGCGTATCTGCTCTGGTCGCTGCTGCTCGGCGTTCCACTCCTCATCATGAGCGCTCTGCTGATCCTCATGGATCGCGAGGCGGGGGCGAAGCTCCGTTGGGGCTATCTCGTCGGGGTGGGCCTGCTCACCATCCTCCTGGTGATCGGCATGCTGGCCGATGTCCGCGATGGACTCGTGGCGATGGGGAACACGCTCTACCCGGGTGACCGCCGACTCCCCTCGACCCCGACGATCTTCGAGATGTTGTTCGGGGCTCCGTCGGCGCTCGCGGTCGATCGCGGCGCCCTGACCTCGTACGGCGGGGTCACCAACAAGAGCGAGCTCGCCGTTTCGTGGACGGTCGCGTTCGTCATGATCGCGCTGCTCGTCACGGGAGCCTTCGTGCGCCTCGTGAAGCGCGAATGGCGTCTCTGGCTGCCGGTCGGCATCCTCTTCGGTTGGGGGCTCGTGTGGCTCGCCTGGGCCTCGCTGGCATTCGGCGAGGCGAGTGCCCGGCTTCCGATCTTCAGCCAGGTGCCGTCGCAACGCGCCGCCCAGGTCGTCGGCATCATCGGCGTCCTGGTGCTCTGCCTGATGCTCTCCCGCATCCGCACGAGCACGTCGCGCGCGGCCGGCATCGCCGTGGTCGTCGCGGCGATCGGCTTGTATGCGGGTTCCCTCCTGCAGCGGTTCCTCATTCCCGACATGTCGACGACCGCGGTCTGGATCGCCGGCATCCTGTCGGGTGCGGCCGCGTTCCTCATGGTCCGTTGGGGAGACCGGGTCTGGGCGATCGCCGTCGTCGCGCTCCTCGCTGGGGCAGTTTCGGCGACGGTCAATCCGATCACGGTCGGGCTCGGCGGATACCGGGACTCGGATCCGGCGCGCTACTTCGCCGCGGCATCGGACGACGTTCGTGCAGCGGGCGAGGTCTGGGCCAGCGATTTCCGGGCCATGGATGCGATCATGCTCGCCAACGGACTGCCCTCGCTCTCGGGACCGCAGCCGTCAGGTCCGCGAGCCGAGCAGTGGGAGCGGCTCGATCCCGAGGGTTCCGCGGAGGCGGCCTGGAATCGCGGCGGCAGCCGCATCCGCATCGTCTGGACCGAGGAGCCGGGCGTCCAGATCGAATCGACGAGCTACAACGTCGTCACGATCACCGCGAACCCCTGCAGTCTTCACGAGTCGTACCCCGAGCTGACGACGGTGATGTCGCGGGACGAGCTGCCTCAGAGTTGTCTCGTCGAGCGCGACGTGATCCAGTGGAAGGACACACCGGTCCACGTCTACGAGTTCGACGACGCCGAGTGACGCGTCGCGCGCATCGCACCCGACCGCGACTTCCGCGGTCGGGTGCGGTCAGCCCCTCGCGATGAGTCGCCGGTAGGCGACCTTGCGCACGCCTTCGGGGACGAAGCGGTAGACCCCGCGCACGCTCACGTTGCGCAGGTACTCCCAACGGCTCGTGAAGCGGATGCCCCGCAGCGCGCGCTGCAGCTCGAGCTCGCTGCGCCACTGGGCCCGGCCGCCACGGCGCGCGTACGCGCCCGCCCCGACGCGATACATCACGAGCGGGTCGGGGATGTTGTCGACGGATGCCCCGGCGTCGATCATGCGCGCGAACAGCCAGTAGTCCTCCATGAGCCCGAGCGGCTGGTAGCCGCCGGCGCGCTGCACGGCGCTGCGCCGGTACATCACGGTCGGGTGGCTGAACGGATCGTGGAACCGCGCGTACCGCGCGATCTCCTCGTGCCCGGTGCGCGGTGTGCGACGTGCGACGATGGCACCGCCGTCGTCGAGGAACTCGAACATGCCGGTGCCGACGAGGTCGACACCGCCCTCGACGACCGGCAGCTGGCGTGCGAACCGTTCGGGCAGCGAGATGTCGTCGGCGTCCATGCGGGCGATGATCTCGTGTTCCGAGAGCGAGAGCCCGATGTCGAGCGCTCGGGCGAGGCCGACGTTCTCGTCGATGCGATGCCGGGTCACCGGCACCGGGCTGGACTCGACGGCGCGGTCGATCGCGGCGGCGAGCTCGTCGCCGACGGGACCGTCCTGTACGAGCACGACCTGCGCGGGCTTCACGGTCTGCTCGCCGACGCTCGAGGAGAACGCCTTCGAGAAGTGACCGGGGTCGTCGCCGCGGTAGACCGGCATGAGCAACGAGAAGGCAGCATTCACGCCGACTCCACCGCCTCGACCGCCGCGGAGGCCGGTCCGAGTCCGGCGAGTGACGACGCGTTCGGCCGCGGTCGGGTGCGCGTACCGTCGCGGTAGCCGCGCCGCCAGCCGTCGCGGAGCACCGCGCGATCGGACGAGCGGATGAACGTCCTGATCCACCGTCGCACGCTGGATGCGCCGTAGATCATCTTCTCGAACGCCGACAGGCTCTGCGACCGACGGAACATCCACAGCTTGTTGCGCACTTCGTAGTAGAAGCGCGGTCCCGGGTCGGCATCGGTCGAGCCGAGCACCTTGGTCTTGTGCACGACGACGGACGCCGGGACGTGCAGGCCGCGGCGACCGCGCAGCACCCGCGTCGAGTACTCGAAGTCGTCGTTCCAGATGAAGTAGTCGGCGATCGGCAGCCCGACCTCGCGCACGACGTCGGCGCGAACGAGCATGGAGACGAACGAGGTGCTGCGGATGGCGACGGAGCCGCGACGGGCCGCCGCGACGCGTTCGGCCTTCGAGACGAACGGCTTCGCCCGCGGCGTGTTCATCGGATGCTCGGATCCGTCGGTCCAGATCACCCGGGATCCGGCGGCGACGACATCGGAGCCGTCGACCGCGGCGAGCAGGGCGGCGAGCGCATCGGGGGTCGGCACGGTGTCGTCGTCCATGAGCCAGAGCCAGTCGGGCTCATGCCGGTCGAGTGCGACGGCCATCCCGGCGGCGAACCCGCCCGCGCCGCCGGTGTTGCGCGGTAGCGACACGAGATCGACGAGGCCGCCGGCTGCGAGCGCGACCTCGGCCGAATCATCCGTCGACGCGTTGTCGACGACGACGACTCGAGCGAGCGGATGCCGCTGGGCGGCGAGGGCCTCGAGCACCTCGACGAGGAGATCGCGCCGGTTGTAGGCGACGACGACGGCGATCACGCGAGGGCTTGCTGCTGACGAACTCATGGACTCTTCGGATTCGAGGACGGGGAACACTCCATCTTGCCCTGTCGCGCGGTCCGTTCCCTCCACAGGCACTGGATTCCCGCTGATTCCAAGGTACGCGACGCTAGATTGGTCGAGGTGCTCGCGCACCGAACGCACGAAGGAGCCCCATGCCCACGACCCTCCGCATGATCGTCGATCAGGTCATCGCGCCGGTTCCCGGTCCCCTCGGCGTCTACAGCGAAGCCCTCACGCGCGCCCTGATCCAGGTCGCGCCTCCCGGCTGCGAGGTCGAGGGCATCGTCTCCTCATCGGCCCCTGCCGACACCGAGCGCCTCGAATCGGAGTTCCCCGGCCTCGCCGGACTGTACAAGACGACGCTCGCCCGCCGAGAGCTCGCCGCGGCATGGCAGCTCGGCCTGACGACCTCGCCCGGCGGGGGCATGATCCACGCCCCCGGGCTCTTCGCCCCGCTCCGCCGGCACGACCGCACCGTCTCCGGCGATCAGGTCGTCGTCACCGTGCACGACCTCCTCGCGTGGACCCATCCCGAGTCCCTCACGACCGCGTCGGTCGCGTGGCACAAGGGCATGCTGAAGCGGGCGCGCAAGCACGCCGACGCGGTGGTGGTGCCGACGCACGCCCTCGCGGAGCGGCTCGCGAACGTGGCCGACTTCGGCGACCGCGTGCGGGTCATCGGCACGGCTCCTCGTCCGGGCCTGGTCGCTCCGTCCGACGCCGCCGACGTCGCCGCCCGCGCGGCGCGGCTGGCGCTGCCGCCGGCCTACCTCGTGGCGACGGGCACGCTCGAACCCCGGAAGGGCGTGCTCGACCTGCTCGAGGCGCTCGGCCGACCCGGAATGCCCGACATCGACCTCGTCGTCATCGGCCCGTCGACGTGGGGCGAGCTGCATCTCGCGACCGTCGCCGAAGAGGCGGGCGTCGACCCGCGTCGCGTGCACGCCATCGACACCACCGACGCGGCAGACCTGTCCGTGATCCTGGCGGGTGCGACCGCGTTCGTCGCGCCGAGTCATGACGAGGGGTCGGGCACCTCGCTCATCGAGGCGTTCTCGCTCGGGCTGCCGGTGGTCCATTCCGACATCGCCGCCTACGTCGAAGTGGCGGCGGAGGGCGGACTGACGGTGCCGATCGGCATCGGCGGCGGCTACACCGAGCGGCTCGCGGCGGCGATCAGCACCGTGGTCGAGTCGCCGACCCTCGCCGAGCGCCTCTCCGTGACGGCCAGCGATCGCGCGCACGCCTTCAGCTGGCGCGACTCCGCCGAGCGCGTCTGGCAACTGCACGCCGACCTCTGAGCCGATTCGAGCCTCAGGCGGTCGAGCGGATGCCGCGGCATCCGCTCGACGCCCGGTTCACTCCTCCGTCGGCGTCTCGGTCGCCGGCACCAGCGCCTCGTCGATGAGCGAGCGGATGTAGTCCCAGTCGGGATCGGTGGGATCGACGTCGTTCGCCGGCACGAGCTCGACCGAGGTGATCGGCAGCTCCTTCGTCTTCATCGAGAGGTTCACGAAGTAGCCGAGCATCGACTGGGGGATGTCGGTCTTCACGGTGTCGGCACCGGCGGAGGCGACCTCCTGGAACTTCGCGAGCACGTTCGTCGGCGTGAACTGGTGCAGCACGGCCTCCTGCAGCACGCGCTGACGCGCCATCCGCTCGTAGTCGCCGCCGGCGGTGCCGTAGCGTGCACGGCCGTACCAGAGCGCGTGGTAGCCGTCGAGGTGCTGCTGGCCGGGCTCGATCCACCCGTCGACGCCCTCGTTGTTCTCGTCGCCGCCGATCGGGATGCGGGTGTCGACGTCGATGTCGACTCCGCCGAGCGCGTCGATGAGCTGCTGGAAGCCCTGCATGTCGATGAGGGCGTAGTACTGGATCTCGAGACCGGTGATGCCCTCAGCGGCATCCCTGACGCCCTCGATGCCGGGCTCGCTGCCCTCGGCGACGGCGTTCGGGTACATCTCGGGGCTCTTCAGCTCGACCTCGGTGTAGATCGAGTTGAGCTGGCAGACGTCGACCTCGCAGCCGTCGATCGCGCCGTAGCCCTCGGGGTAGACGGCCGCGAGCGGCGAGTCCTCGGGGAACGGCACGTACTCGAGGTCGCGCGGCAGGCCGATCGTGACCGCTTGGCCGGTCTCGGCGTCGATCGAGACCACGGTCATGCTGTCGGGCCGCATGCCCTCGCGATCGGGGCCGGAGTCGCCGCCGAGCAGCAGGATGTTGTACCGGCCGTCGACCGGCGGCTCGCTCGGGCCGGCCACGAACACCGAGGAGAGGAAGCCGCTCGCCGTCGTCGCGAAGTAGGCGCCGTATGCGGCGGCGCCCGAGAGGCCGACCATCACGAGGGTGGTGAGACCCGCGACCCACACCCGTGCCGACGGCGCGGTCTTCACGAGCCGCACGAGGCGCAGGGTGTCGAGCGTCAGGATCACCCAGAGCACCGCGTAGAACGCGAGCACGAGGGCGACGATCCAGAGCGTGACGGAGGTCGAGAAGACGGTGTAGAGCGTCGCGGGCCAGAGGAACCAGACCACGATGCCCACGACCACGAGGGTCCACAGCACGAGCGTCGCCCCGAGGCCGAACCTGCCGAGCTTCCGGTTGCCGGCCAGCACCTGCGGCGCACCCGGGATCAGGAAGTTGAGCGCGACGAGCCACCACGCACGGCGGGTCATGACCGTGCGCGAGGCGATGTCCGGATGGCGGATCGGGCTTGCGGCGAGCGTCATCGGTTCTGCTTGAGCCGTTCGTTCTTCTCCTCGACGGAAGCGGCGAGGTCGGTCGCGTAGTCGGCGAGCGCCGTCGTGAGGGCGCCATCGGCGGTCGCGAGGATCTTCACCGCGATGAGGCCGGCGTTCTTGGCACCGCCGATCGAGACGGTCGCGACCGGCACTCCGGCGGGCATCTGCACGATCGAGAGCAGCGAGTCGAGGCCGTCGAGCCGCGAGAGCGGCACGGGAACGCCGACGACGGGCAGCGTCGTGACCGAGGCGAGCATGCCGGGCAGGTGCGCGGCGCCGCCGGCGCCGGCGATGATGACCTTGAGACCGCGCCCGGCCGCCTCCTTGCCGTAGGCGATCATCTTCTCAGGCGTGCGGTGTGCCGAGACGACCTCGACCTCGTGGGGGACGCCGAACTCGTCGAGCAGGGCGGATGCCTCGCGCATGACGTTCCAGTCGGAGTCGGAACCCATCACGACGCCGACGAGGGGTGCGGTGTTCGTCTCAATCACTTGATCGAGTGTAGGGCCGTGCGCTGGGAGATGACCGCAGGGCACGCGGCCTGTGCAACGACGTCAGTCCTGGAAGAACGCCGCCGTGGCCCGGGCCTCGTAGACGACGGCGTCGAGATCGTCGCCCGTCGCCGTGACGTGTCCGATCTTGCGACCCGGCCGCGGCGCCTTGCCGTAGTTGTGCACCTTCACGGTCGGGTGGCCGGCGAGTGCGGCCGCGTAGCGGTCGGCGAGCGAGCCTTCGACCGGCCCGCCGAGCACGTTGACCATGACCGACCAGTCGTCGCGGCTGCCGGTGGCGCCGAGCGGCAGGTCGAGCACCGCACGCAGGTGCTGCTCGAACTGCCCGGTCGTCGAGCCGTCCATCGACCAGTGGCCGCTGTTGTGCGGCCGCATCGCGAGTTCGTTCACGAGGATCCGATCGTCGCTCGTCTCGAAGAGCTCGACGGCGAGCACCCCGGTGACCCCGAGGCCCTCGGCGATCGTGATCGCGACGTCGGCCGCGACATCCGCGAGCCGGCCAGCCGATCGGGGCGCCGGCGCGATGACCTCGCTGCAGACCCCGCCGACCTGCACGGTCTCGACGAGTGGCCAGGCGACGACCTCGCCCGAGGGTCGACGGGCAACGAGCTGGGCCAGCTCGCGGCGGAAGTCGACGAGCTCCTCGACGAGGAGGGCTCCGGCGATGCCGTCTTCGGCGATCGTGGCGAACCACTCGGCGACCTCGCCCGCGCTCCGCACGACGCGCACGCCCTTGCCGTCGTAGCCGCCGCGCGGCGTCTTCACGACCGCGATGCCGCCGTGCTCGGCGATGAAGTCGTCGAGCTGGGCGACCGTCTCGACACGTGCCCAGTCGGGCACCGGCAGGCCGAGTTCGGAGAGGCGCTCGCGCATGACGAGCTTGTCCTGCGCGATGCGCAGCGCATCGGGGCCGGGGTGCACCGCCACGCCCGCGTCGACGAGGGCGTGCAGCACGTCCTGCGGCACGTGCTCGTGGTCGAAGGTGACGACGTCGACCTCGCGCGCGAACGCGAGCACGGTCGCGACGTCGGTGTAGTCGCCGACCCGATCGGCCGCGATCGCGGCCGACATGCCCTCGGCCTCGGCGAGCACTCGGAGGTCGACTCCGAGTTCGATCGCCGCGGGGATCATCATCCGGGCGAGCTGCCCTCCACCGATCACTCCGACCCGCACGCCATGCACTCCGTTCACCGCCGCCATCGGCGCCCGTACGGGCGCCCAGTTCAGTCTAGGCCGCGCCCGACCGCATAGGATGTGCCGGTGTCCACCCGCTTCGCGAGCGCCCTCGAACGCCTCTGGAACGGCCTGCTCGCCTACGCGGTGAAGTTCGGCGTCGTCGGCCTCATCGGCCTCGTCATCGACGTCATGCTCTTCAACCTGCTGCGACTCGGGGTCTTCGGCGAAGGCCACTGGGCGCAATCGGCGATCGGCGCGAAGACGATCTCGACGAGCGTCGCCATCATCTTCAACTGGCTGGGCAACCGCTACTGGACGTTCCGCAACCACCGCCGCCGCAACTACCTGCGCGAGTTCGCCGAATACGCGATCGTCTCGCTCGGCGGCATGGCGATCGCGCTCGGATGCCTCTGGATCAGCCATCACTGGCTCGGCTACACGACGCTCATGGCCGACAACATCGCGACGAACGTGGTCGGCCTCGGCCTCGGAACGGCGTTCCGCTTCGTGCTCTACCGGTACTGGGTCTTCGGGCACCACCGGGCCGACGGGCTCTCGAACCTCGCCCGCGTCGAAGAGGCGCAGCGCGCCATCTTCGAGGAGCCGGAGGGGGCGTCGCCGCCGACGAACGCCCCCACGGCCTGACCTACTCCGCGGACTCGGCGGTCGGCTGGAACCAGGGCGGGTACACCGCGACGCGGGCACGCACGCCCGCACCGGCGAGCTCGGCCCGCACCCGGTCGCGCACGGGCTCGTTGGCCACGGCGATGAGCGCGACATCGTCGAGCGGAAGGCACTCGCGCACGAGCAGCTCGGCGCCGTCGAGGCCCGCACCCTCTTCATCGCGGTGCAGGCGCTGCAGCAGTCGCTGCACGTCGGCCCACTCGGTCGCGACGGCTGCGCCGGTGACCGCGGCATCCGACTCGCTGACGACGATCGTGCCGGCCACCTCGGCCTTGCCGGCCTGGGCGCTCGTGAGGGAGCTGACGAAGATGACGAAGTCGGCCGGTGCACGCTTGACCGCGTCCTCGCCGAGACGCGGGTCGGGCGTTGCGGTGCGCACGGCGTTCCAGACGTGCGCATCGGTCGTGAGCAGGAACGGCACGTAGTCGGCGACGACGGCATCGGTGCCGTCGATCGCGGCACCCCGCCGATACTCACGGGCGTGAGGTGCGGCCAGGTCGACCACCGGAGCCGCTCCAGCGGCGTCGGCGAGGAGTGCACCGGCGTCGAGGATGGGCGGCAGGTTGTCGATGTGCGTCACGTGGTAGATGCGCATCGCCTTCAGGTCGAGGCGCGGTGCGTCCGACGCGATCGTCGGGCGCGAGGCACCGGGCACTCGCGCCGGGGGTCGGCCGCTGCGCGTGGTCGTCGACCGAGCCGATCGGGGCACCGGGGCGGGCGCGGGCTTCGCCTCGGGTTCGGGCGGGGGGAAGCAGATGGCGCAGAGGCCGTCATCGAAACCGTGTTTGCATTCGTCGGCCAAGAGAAACCCTTCATCGTGCGGCTCGCGCTCGGGCGACGCGAGACCACCTGTCCACGTTACGTCCTTTCCCGACGTCCCGCTGCACGATCGCTCAGGTTCAGCGTCCGCCCCAGGCCACGGTGTCGCCGTCGAGCATCGTCTGCTCGGCGCGTCGACGCTCGGCGACGCGCGACTGCTCCTCGCCCATGAGCTCCTGCAGCGCGCCCTGCACGAGCTCGGGCTTCGGCACGTCCTTCAGCACGAACGGCTTCTCGTGGCCCGTGTCGATCTGCACGTCGCCCGATCCGAAGGCGCCCTGGCCCCAGGTTCGGCGCACGGTGACGTCGCGACCGCGACTCAGCAGCATCTCCTGCCGCACGCGCACCCAGATGCCGCTCCGGCCGATGACCCGCCGGGTCGTGATCGTCGTGCGCCGCGTGAGCCAGGCGAGGAACGGCAGGAACGAGCCGAGCAGCACGACGAGCAGCGCCCCGCCGATGACCGCGAGCACCTGCCAGGTCTCAGGGACGACGCTCGCGCCGTAGGCGGCCGCACCGGCGACCGCGATGAGCAGGATCGCGGGAAGGATCAGCACTCGGGCGTGCCGTCGCACCCTCGCGACGACGCGCTCGGGCGGCTGCGCCGCCGGCACGACC
The sequence above is a segment of the Agromyces hippuratus genome. Coding sequences within it:
- a CDS encoding DarT ssDNA thymidine ADP-ribosyltransferase family protein — translated: MPGASRPTIASDAPRLDLKAMRIYHVTHIDNLPPILDAGALLADAAGAAPVVDLAAPHAREYRRGAAIDGTDAVVADYVPFLLTTDAHVWNAVRTATPDPRLGEDAVKRAPADFVIFVSSLTSAQAGKAEVAGTIVVSESDAAVTGAAVATEWADVQRLLQRLHRDEEGAGLDGAELLVRECLPLDDVALIAVANEPVRDRVRAELAGAGVRARVAVYPPWFQPTAESAE
- the purE gene encoding 5-(carboxyamino)imidazole ribonucleotide mutase yields the protein MGSDSDWNVMREASALLDEFGVPHEVEVVSAHRTPEKMIAYGKEAAGRGLKVIIAGAGGAAHLPGMLASVTTLPVVGVPVPLSRLDGLDSLLSIVQMPAGVPVATVSIGGAKNAGLIAVKILATADGALTTALADYATDLAASVEEKNERLKQNR
- a CDS encoding glycosyltransferase — protein: MNAAFSLLMPVYRGDDPGHFSKAFSSSVGEQTVKPAQVVLVQDGPVGDELAAAIDRAVESSPVPVTRHRIDENVGLARALDIGLSLSEHEIIARMDADDISLPERFARQLPVVEGGVDLVGTGMFEFLDDGGAIVARRTPRTGHEEIARYARFHDPFSHPTVMYRRSAVQRAGGYQPLGLMEDYWLFARMIDAGASVDNIPDPLVMYRVGAGAYARRGGRAQWRSELELQRALRGIRFTSRWEYLRNVSVRGVYRFVPEGVRKVAYRRLIARG
- a CDS encoding glycosyltransferase family 4 protein, which codes for MPTTLRMIVDQVIAPVPGPLGVYSEALTRALIQVAPPGCEVEGIVSSSAPADTERLESEFPGLAGLYKTTLARRELAAAWQLGLTTSPGGGMIHAPGLFAPLRRHDRTVSGDQVVVTVHDLLAWTHPESLTTASVAWHKGMLKRARKHADAVVVPTHALAERLANVADFGDRVRVIGTAPRPGLVAPSDAADVAARAARLALPPAYLVATGTLEPRKGVLDLLEALGRPGMPDIDLVVIGPSTWGELHLATVAEEAGVDPRRVHAIDTTDAADLSVILAGATAFVAPSHDEGSGTSLIEAFSLGLPVVHSDIAAYVEVAAEGGLTVPIGIGGGYTERLAAAISTVVESPTLAERLSVTASDRAHAFSWRDSAERVWQLHADL
- a CDS encoding glycosyltransferase, with the protein product MSSSAASPRVIAVVVAYNRRDLLVEVLEALAAQRHPLARVVVVDNASTDDSAEVALAAGGLVDLVSLPRNTGGAGGFAAGMAVALDRHEPDWLWLMDDDTVPTPDALAALLAAVDGSDVVAAGSRVIWTDGSEHPMNTPRAKPFVSKAERVAAARRGSVAIRSTSFVSMLVRADVVREVGLPIADYFIWNDDFEYSTRVLRGRRGLHVPASVVVHKTKVLGSTDADPGPRFYYEVRNKLWMFRRSQSLSAFEKMIYGASSVRRWIRTFIRSSDRAVLRDGWRRGYRDGTRTRPRPNASSLAGLGPASAAVEAVESA
- a CDS encoding PH domain-containing protein gives rise to the protein MSPAVTPESVVPAAQPPERVVARVRRHARVLILPAILLIAVAGAAAYGASVVPETWQVLAVIGGALLVVLLGSFLPFLAWLTRRTTITTRRVIGRSGIWVRVRQEMLLSRGRDVTVRRTWGQGAFGSGDVQIDTGHEKPFVLKDVPKPELVQGALQELMGEEQSRVAERRRAEQTMLDGDTVAWGGR
- a CDS encoding DUF7657 domain-containing protein, producing the protein MTESTRTGAPSSSFRIWSTRVIVWLSVNDRWAHVVLFAVFAVLVLTGTTTSNLTQDYLQQTVGGREGILGGNAQEIRWDEYLGGTPTFLSIMSTNGLPSFPPLAEQAGLAMRYSEGGPIGALVFFDGTLLRLSGIIPDAILFSLHWWLPTILFLACMPIWFRQLGFGSRLGWLAGLLIAASPAVAWWSLQPVNVMGFTLAGCVALIAGYRRIAAGRIWRALPFGILAAILLAGIPSAYLLWSLLLGVPLLIMSALLILMDREAGAKLRWGYLVGVGLLTILLVIGMLADVRDGLVAMGNTLYPGDRRLPSTPTIFEMLFGAPSALAVDRGALTSYGGVTNKSELAVSWTVAFVMIALLVTGAFVRLVKREWRLWLPVGILFGWGLVWLAWASLAFGEASARLPIFSQVPSQRAAQVVGIIGVLVLCLMLSRIRTSTSRAAGIAVVVAAIGLYAGSLLQRFLIPDMSTTAVWIAGILSGAAAFLMVRWGDRVWAIAVVALLAGAVSATVNPITVGLGGYRDSDPARYFAAASDDVRAAGEVWASDFRAMDAIMLANGLPSLSGPQPSGPRAEQWERLDPEGSAEAAWNRGGSRIRIVWTEEPGVQIESTSYNVVTITANPCSLHESYPELTTVMSRDELPQSCLVERDVIQWKDTPVHVYEFDDAE
- a CDS encoding GtrA family protein → MSTRFASALERLWNGLLAYAVKFGVVGLIGLVIDVMLFNLLRLGVFGEGHWAQSAIGAKTISTSVAIIFNWLGNRYWTFRNHRRRNYLREFAEYAIVSLGGMAIALGCLWISHHWLGYTTLMADNIATNVVGLGLGTAFRFVLYRYWVFGHHRADGLSNLARVEEAQRAIFEEPEGASPPTNAPTA
- a CDS encoding LCP family protein; this encodes MTLAASPIRHPDIASRTVMTRRAWWLVALNFLIPGAPQVLAGNRKLGRFGLGATLVLWTLVVVGIVVWFLWPATLYTVFSTSVTLWIVALVLAFYAVLWVILTLDTLRLVRLVKTAPSARVWVAGLTTLVMVGLSGAAAYGAYFATTASGFLSSVFVAGPSEPPVDGRYNILLLGGDSGPDREGMRPDSMTVVSIDAETGQAVTIGLPRDLEYVPFPEDSPLAAVYPEGYGAIDGCEVDVCQLNSIYTEVELKSPEMYPNAVAEGSEPGIEGVRDAAEGITGLEIQYYALIDMQGFQQLIDALGGVDIDVDTRIPIGGDENNEGVDGWIEPGQQHLDGYHALWYGRARYGTAGGDYERMARQRVLQEAVLHQFTPTNVLAKFQEVASAGADTVKTDIPQSMLGYFVNLSMKTKELPITSVELVPANDVDPTDPDWDYIRSLIDEALVPATETPTEE
- a CDS encoding 5-(carboxyamino)imidazole ribonucleotide synthase; protein product: MNGVHGVRVGVIGGGQLARMMIPAAIELGVDLRVLAEAEGMSAAIAADRVGDYTDVATVLAFAREVDVVTFDHEHVPQDVLHALVDAGVAVHPGPDALRIAQDKLVMRERLSELGLPVPDWARVETVAQLDDFIAEHGGIAVVKTPRGGYDGKGVRVVRSAGEVAEWFATIAEDGIAGALLVEELVDFRRELAQLVARRPSGEVVAWPLVETVQVGGVCSEVIAPAPRSAGRLADVAADVAITIAEGLGVTGVLAVELFETSDDRILVNELAMRPHNSGHWSMDGSTTGQFEQHLRAVLDLPLGATGSRDDWSVMVNVLGGPVEGSLADRYAAALAGHPTVKVHNYGKAPRPGRKIGHVTATGDDLDAVVYEARATAAFFQD